In the Athene noctua chromosome 25, bAthNoc1.hap1.1, whole genome shotgun sequence genome, one interval contains:
- the BRCA1 gene encoding breast cancer type 1 susceptibility protein isoform X5 codes for MDFSVIAIGEVQNVLSAMQKNLECPICLDVIEEPVSTKCDHIFCRFCMFKLLSKKKKGVVQCPLCKTEVTKRSLKENSRFKQLIEGLLETIHAFELDTGVKFLNSHHFPKTSTEAAAAEFLCKEGSVIQSKGFRNRKKSAKENGQENCILQEANVDTQLTDTGVRRCSLRNKTQKCGSEKGIYIELGSDSSEELLKQANNSGLEDKVLQILSEEKLERLKSAERENEYSRNTQPGTPGAEEIILPDVVGESDFSKESLSKKSTRSTDEHAKPGQVNVTENQSSPLNVLGVDLITEQCDGVGSASPLRNGDTSFFKNAEGMDAEQTQCNSESKEFDLKGSSESSLDKSKEMDIIAQNVKAAEMYEPESDSLREKELPLEKLLQPETLHCGTPNQVSRKRLKRSIQKVNEWFSKSNDILSSSSSQDDSAGATDVSGEEDPCLSDKGSCISEKTDPMVDSMAIAVVEGNKRWSKQTADRIEDKIFGKTYKRGRKSNHPIILRDILPTTKKEDVDAYDKCLNNSSKDGLKRKRKTSYVLQPEDFINKKDTEEADGCPQSVNLGDAEKKRCDESSAVNESQVSENRVGSTPAKLEEGGGSIWKTATEKVAGKHCDGKLELSHCDQKSTKKSSAAKRCRRSARTMCVLQLVDRNSLFPDPEEPQIDSYPSSGEPRRGGSEQRQVRRSRRLRLLSEEMTKTGKGAVIKGVRKYDSDHEGSSFAVQRSVLVHSSECKALCEPPGTLSYEPLTNLKGDDLERNGIQVNLKNSSDTAATGKSLFNPTSSCQHSNCSSFAPDAGSPEGEILCSPVVPQSPSVTAVQAASHPAEVVTELCAAAPQDSGHDTQNVPGDFGTEKLPMAENVLELTKEAEDSELDMQYLRNIFRHSKRLSFSLYPTPVKACTGEDAASATLKISCAEGAENKHSKYLKTKDLQEETTTAESLSRVCEKKKLKTHEHACVNPLTCFVSNTDHTCTGEHQEGVSQVASQGTLTAVRTGTAKAESNNKSQKGEQGNKDTVSAHVGIECELRQNPAKSNRSQSDRSNTEENTFKRTDLNTVDEICFGSENNQAGRAKIVDSKGPILHFQSRSVICSATCQQKPAEFSREVLLKKSRRERKGDEEQATQAGSTGMPECLVTEALEEPLKGNSDFTGLSETPDGLLCSEIEENTSFSEIDRRERSAVFIRGCDNALVKEPNNRDVSCKPGSQGIQRSRRRARKLQSSDEESSEDEDFPCFQTLMFSKSVSTPLQINKQVTSVIESSVSPITSPHSGNDNNMQEMPEAALSNRCVSPNEGSERSVNLFSSQSNLSEESVDGAQELEKPSMQIHTCRQVSSVNEGEETSQSCNGGLKRSKTNFRDECQEDPNMGANQASGYDSETSYVEDSCGPFSQGEILTTQQKNAMQSNLKKLQQEMAELEAVLKQHGSQACEFLPIPSSSEGTLGMEQMRQERGAESTSEGNVENHKCSGSKGFSANDFHVISSDSLNSKIKELERSPELLFPSSKSCLLKRPDLEKHLQCDGVLKSKAPSGKIKPVQEAGQDYSHCPPEAENTDEQKSGTRLNSASVLSNLSGNVTRSPSNSSSSVRVLSPRAAEATGSSVVARDANKSCAQDCKSKRTVCFPVSVLHNAAGKENATSTVVTNRREMSIVASGLNQSEYLVVRKFARKTQSILYNRITEGTTHVIMKTGVIQSFKEGRILDEENFEVRGDVINGRNHQGPKRARQSLTEKIFKDFEICCYGPFTDMTTEHLEWMVELCGASVVKQLHQFTHPTNSTAVVVVQPDAWMENTDYRAIQQKDNVAMVTREWVLDSVACYECQELEAYLVS; via the exons gttCTGCATGTTCAAACTcctcagcaaaaagaaaaaaggtgtggTACAGTGTCCTCTGTGTAAGACAGAAGTTACCAAGAG AAGTCTGAAAGAAAATTCCAGATTTAAGCAACTAATTGAAGGATTATTAGAAACTATCCATGCGTTTGAGCTTGACACTGGAGTAAAGT ttttaaacagTCATCACTTTCCTAAAACATCCACTGAAGCCGCTGCTGCTGAGTTCCTGTGTAAAGAAGGTTCTGTCATTCAAAGTAAGGgcttcagaaacaggaaaaaaagtgctAAAGAAAATGGACAAGAAAACTGCatcttg CAGGAAGCTAATGTGGATACGCAGCTTACAGATACTGGGGTCAGAAGGTGTTCCCtaagaaacaaaacccagaaatgtgGCTCTGAAAAGGGGATTTATATAGAGCTTG GCTCTGATTCATCTGAAGAGCTtttgaaacaagcaaacaatTCTGG GTTAGAAGACAAAGTGCTTCAGATTTTGTCTGAAGAGAAGCTAGAAAGACTGAAGAGTGCCGAGAGAGAGAATGAATATTCCCGCAACACACAGCCTGGCACACCAGGTGCTGAAGAAATAATTCTACCAGATGTCGTAG GTGAAAGTGATTTCTCGAAGGAAAGCCTGAGCAAGAAAAGCACTCGCAGCACTGATGAACATGCCAAACCTGGCCAAGTGAATGTGACTGAAAACCAGAGTTCTCCTTTAAATGTTCTTGGTGTAGACCTGATCACAGAGCAGTGTGATGGAGTAGGTAGTGCCAGTCCCTTAAGGAATGGGGACACATCTTTCTTCAAGAATGCAGAAGGAATGGATGCAGAGCAAACTCAATGCAATAGTGAAAGCAAAGAGTTTGACTTAAAAGGTAGCTCAGAGAGCAGCTTGGATAAAAGCAAGGAAATGGATATTATTGCACAAAATGTAAAAGCTGCGGAAATGTATGAACCTGAGAGTGATTCTCTCCGTGAAAAGGAACTTCCTCTGGAGAAACTACTTCAGCCAGAGACACTTCACTGTGGTACCCCGAATCAGGTTTCTAGGAAGAGACTGAAGCGAAGCATTCAGAAAGTCAATGAATGGTTTTCAAAAAGCAACGACATTCTGTCTTCCAGTTCTTCCCAGGATGATTCTGCTGGAGCAACTGATGTTTCGGGTGAAGAAGATCCATGTTTATCAGATAAAGGTTCCTGTATTTCTGAGAAGACTGACCCTATGGTAGATTCCATGGCAATTGCAGTGGTTGAAGGAAACAAGAGATGGTCAAAACAAACAGCAGATAGGATTGAAGACAAAATATTTGGGAAAACATACAAGAGAGGGAGGAAGTCAAATCACCCTATTATCTTGAGAGACATTTTACCTACTACAAAAAAGGAAGATGTGGATGCTTATGACAAGTGCTTGAATAATTCCAGTAAAGATGGACTGAAACGAAAAAGGAAGACTTCCTATGTCCTGCAACCTGAGgatttcattaacaaaaaagatacagaagagGCAGATGGGTGCCCTCAAAGTGTTAACCTTGGAGATGCAGAAAAGAAAAGATGTGATGAAAGTTCTGCTGTTAATGAGAGTCAGGTCTCTGAAAATAGAGTGGGTAGTACACCAGCAAAACTTGAGGAAGGAGGAGGATCCATATGGAAAACAGCAACTGAAAAGGTGGCTGGCAAGCACTGTGATGGGAAGCTGGAACTGAGTCACTGTGATCAGAAAAGCACTAAGAAAAGTTCTGCAGCAAAAAGATGCAGACGTTCTGCTAGAACCATGTGTGTTCTACAGCTAGTGGATAGAAACTCTCTTTTCCCTGACCCAGAAGAGCCGCAGATTGACAGCTATCCAAGCAGTGGGGAACCAAGGAGAGGGGGTTCTGAGCAAAGACAAGTCAGGCGCAGCAGAAGGCTTCGGTTACTTTCTGAAGAAATGACAAAAACTGGAAAAGGAGCAGTAATTAAGGGAGTAAGAAAGTATGACAGTGATCATGAAGGCTCTTCCTTTGCAGTCCAGAGGAGTGTGTTAGTTCACAGTTCTGAGTGCAAAGCCCTGTGTGAGCCCCCAGGTACCCTGAGTTATGAGCCACTCACTAATCTAAAGGGTGATGATCTGGAAAGGAATGGAATACAGGTTAATCTAAAGAATTCATCTGACACTGCAGCAACTGGAAAAAGTCTCTTCAACCCTACATCTTCATGTCAGCATTCAAATTGTAGTTCCTTTGCACCTGATGCAGGTTCTCCAGAAGGTGAAATACTCTGCAGCCCTGTCGTCCCACAGTCTCCTTCAGTGACTGCGGTGCAAGCTGCTTCCCACCCAGCTGAAGTGGTGACTGAACTgtgtgctgctgctccccaggacaGTGGACATGACACACAGAATGTTCCAGGAGACTTCGGAACTGAGAAGTTGCCGATGGCTGAAAATGTTTTGGAATTGACCAAGGAAGCTGAAGATAGTGAGTTAGACATGCAGTATCTGCGGAATATATTTAGGCATTCAAAACGTCTGTCTTTTAGCCTTTATCCTACTCCTGTGAAGGCATGTACAGGAGAGGATGCTGCTTCTGCAACTTTAAAGATATCATGTGCTGAAGGGGCAGAAAATAAGCATAGcaaatacttaaaaacaaaagacTTGCAAGAAGAGACTACAACTGCTGAAAGCTTGAGTAGAGTTTGTGAGAAAAAGAAGCTTAAGACACATGAACATGCTTGTGTTAATCCCTTGACTTGCTTTGTCAGCAACACTGACCATACGTGTACTGGGGAACATCAGGAAGGTGTTTCACAGGTTGCAAGTCAAGGGACTCTGACAGCAGTAAGAACGGGTACTGCTAAGGCTGAAAGCAACAACAAATCGCAAAAAGGAGAGCAAGGAAACAAAGACACAGTGTCAGCTCATGTAGGGATAGAATGTGAGCTGAGACAGAATCCAGCCAAAAGTAATAGAAGTCAGAGTGATCGGAGTAACACAGAAGAGAACACTTTCAAAAGAACTGATTTAAACACAGTTGATGAAATATGCTTCGGTTCAGAAAACAATCAAGCAGGAAGGGCCAAAATTGTTGACAGCAAAGGACCAATACTGCATTTTCAGTCCAGATCAGTAATTTGTTCTGCGACTTGTCAGCAAAAGCCTGCTGAATTCAGCCGTGAAGTCCTTTTgaaaaaaagtagaagagaaagaaaaggggatgAAGAACAAGCAACCCAAGCTGGTAGCACAGGGATGCCTGAGTGTTTAGTCACAGAGGCTCTAGAAGAGCCTCTTAAAGGGAACAGTGATTTTACAGGTTTGTCTGAAACCCCTGATGGCTTACTGTGCTCTGAGATCGAAGAGAACACCAGCTTTTCTGAAATTGATAGGAGAGAGAGATCTGCTGTGTTTATAAGAGGATGTGACAATGCCCTGGTAAAAGAACCAAACAATAGAGATGTTAGTTGTAAGCCAGGATCTCAAGGTATTCAAAGATCTCGAAGGAGAGCACGGAAACTGCAATCTTCAGATGAAGAATCTAGTGAGGATGAAGATTTCCCATGTTTTCAGACATTAATGTTCAGCAAATCAGTAAGCACGCCATTGCAGATAAATAAACAAGTGACATCTGTGATAGAGTCTTCAGTAAGTCCCATCACATCACCTCACAGTGGAAATGACAATAATATGCAGGAAATGCCTGAAGCTGCCCTAAGTAACAGGTGCGTTTCACCAAACGAGGGGTCAGAACGCTCGGTCAACTTATTTTCTTCCCAGTCCAACTTGTCTGAAGAATCAGTTGATGGAGCACAAGAGCTGGAGAAACCTTCAATGCAAATCCATACATGCAGACAAGTGAGCAGTGTGAATGAGGGTGAAGAAACATCTCAAAGTTGTAATGGAGGTCTGAAGAGAAGCAAAACTAACTTCAGAGATGAATGCCAAGAAGACCCAAACATGGGAGCCAACCAAG CATCTGGATATGACAGTGAAACAAGTTATGTAGAAGATTCATGTGGACCATTCTCTCAGGGTGAAATTCTTACTACACAG CAGAAGAATGCTAtgcaaagtaacttaaaaaaactTCAGCAAGAAATGGCTGAACTTGAAGCAGTGCTAAAGCAGCATGGAAGTCAGGCCTGTGAATTTTTACCTATCCCTTCCAGTAGTGAAGGAACACTTGGAATGGAACAAATGAGACAAGAGAGAG gagcagaGTCAACCTCAGAGGGAAATGTTGAAAATCACAAATGCAGCGGTTCAAAGGGATTTTCAGCCAATGATTTCCATGTTATATCAAGTGATTCTCTCAACAGTAAAATTAAAGAGTTAGAAAg GTCTCCAGAATTGTTGTTTCCATCTTCTAAATCCTGTTTGTTAAAGAGACCAGATCTGGAGAAACATCTTCAGTGTGATGGAGTTCTGAAGAGCAAAGCTCCTTCTGGGAAGATAAAACCTGTGCAGGAAGCAGGGCAAGACTATAGTCACTGTCCTCCTGAAGCAG aaaacacagatgaGCAGAAATCTGGGACCAGGCTGAACAGTGCATCTGTCTTATCAAATCTCTCTGGAAATGTGACCAGGAGCCCAAGTAACTCTTCCTCCTCTGTAAGGGTGCTTAGCCCTCGAGCTGCAGAAGCAACAGGTAGTTCTGTTGTAGCTCGAGATGCTAATAAAAGCTGTGCTCAAGACTGTAAATCGAAGAGAACTGTGTGTTTTCCTGTATCTGTTCTGCACAATGCAGCTGGGAAAGAAAATGCTACAAGTACAGTTGTGACTAACAGGAGAGAAATGTCAATTGTTGCATCGGGTCTGAATCAAAGTGAATAT TTGGTGGTTCGGAAGTTTGCAAGAAAAACTCAGAGCATTTTATATAATCGCATTACTGAAGGAACAACTCATGTCATAATGAAAACAG GGGTAATTCAGTCTTTCAAAGAAGGAAGGATACTGGATGAG GAGAACTTTGAAGTTAGAGGAGATGTAATCAATGGGAGAAACCACCAAGGTCCTAAGAGGGCTAGACAGTCTCTGACTGAAAAG ATCTTTAAAGACTTCGAGATCTGTTGCTATGGACCTTTTACTGATATGACTACAG AACACCTAGAATGGATGGTGGAGCTTTGTGGTGCCTCTGTTGTGAAGCAACTTCATCAGTTCACACACCCAACA AATTCTACTGCTGTCGTGGTTGTGCAGCCAGATGCTTGGATGGAAAACACAGACTATAGAG CAATCCAGCAAAAGGACAATGTTGCCATGGTGACTCGAGAGTGGGTATTGGACAGTGTTGCTTGCTATGAGTGCCAGGAGTTGGAAGCTTACCTTGTGTCCTGA
- the BRCA1 gene encoding breast cancer type 1 susceptibility protein isoform X3: protein MDFSVIAIGEVQNVLSAMQKNLECPICLDVIEEPVSTKCDHIFCRFCMFKLLSKKKKGVVQCPLCKTEVTKRSLKENSRFKQLIEGLLETIHAFELDTGVKFLNSHHFPKTSTEAAAAEFLCKEGSVIQSKGFRNRKKSAKENGQENCILQEANVDTQLTDTGVRRCSLRNKTQKCGSEKGIYIELGSDSSEELLKQANNSGLEDKVLQILSEEKLERLKSAERENEYSRNTQPGTPGESDFSKESLSKKSTRSTDEHAKPGQVNVTENQSSPLNVLGVDLITEQCDGVGSASPLRNGDTSFFKNAEGMDAEQTQCNSESKEFDLKGSSESSLDKSKEMDIIAQNVKAAEMYEPESDSLREKELPLEKLLQPETLHCGTPNQVSRKRLKRSIQKVNEWFSKSNDILSSSSSQDDSAGATDVSGEEDPCLSDKGSCISEKTDPMVDSMAIAVVEGNKRWSKQTADRIEDKIFGKTYKRGRKSNHPIILRDILPTTKKEDVDAYDKCLNNSSKDGLKRKRKTSYVLQPEDFINKKDTEEADGCPQSVNLGDAEKKRCDESSAVNESQVSENRVGSTPAKLEEGGGSIWKTATEKVAGKHCDGKLELSHCDQKSTKKSSAAKRCRRSARTMCVLQLVDRNSLFPDPEEPQIDSYPSSGEPRRGGSEQRQVRRSRRLRLLSEEMTKTGKGAVIKGVRKYDSDHEGSSFAVQRSVLVHSSECKALCEPPGTLSYEPLTNLKGDDLERNGIQVNLKNSSDTAATGKSLFNPTSSCQHSNCSSFAPDAGSPEGEILCSPVVPQSPSVTAVQAASHPAEVVTELCAAAPQDSGHDTQNVPGDFGTEKLPMAENVLELTKEAEDSELDMQYLRNIFRHSKRLSFSLYPTPVKACTGEDAASATLKISCAEGAENKHSKYLKTKDLQEETTTAESLSRVCEKKKLKTHEHACVNPLTCFVSNTDHTCTGEHQEGVSQVASQGTLTAVRTGTAKAESNNKSQKGEQGNKDTVSAHVGIECELRQNPAKSNRSQSDRSNTEENTFKRTDLNTVDEICFGSENNQAGRAKIVDSKGPILHFQSRSVICSATCQQKPAEFSREVLLKKSRRERKGDEEQATQAGSTGMPECLVTEALEEPLKGNSDFTGLSETPDGLLCSEIEENTSFSEIDRRERSAVFIRGCDNALVKEPNNRDVSCKPGSQGIQRSRRRARKLQSSDEESSEDEDFPCFQTLMFSKSVSTPLQINKQVTSVIESSVSPITSPHSGNDNNMQEMPEAALSNRCVSPNEGSERSVNLFSSQSNLSEESVDGAQELEKPSMQIHTCRQVSSVNEGEETSQSCNGGLKRSKTNFRDECQEDPNMGANQASGYDSETSYVEDSCGPFSQGEILTTQQKNAMQSNLKKLQQEMAELEAVLKQHGSQACEFLPIPSSSEGTLGMEQMRQERGAESTSEGNVENHKCSGSKGFSANDFHVISSDSLNSKIKELERSPELLFPSSKSCLLKRPDLEKHLQCDGVLKSKAPSGKIKPVQEAGQDYSHCPPEAENTDEQKSGTRLNSASVLSNLSGNVTRSPSNSSSSVRVLSPRAAEATGSSVVARDANKSCAQDCKSKRTVCFPVSVLHNAAGKENATSTVVTNRREMSIVASGLNQSEYLVVRKFARKTQSILYNRITEGTTHVIMKTAERDLTVCSADKELVCERTLKYFLGIAGGKWVVSYQWVIQSFKEGRILDEENFEVRGDVINGRNHQGPKRARQSLTEKIFKDFEICCYGPFTDMTTEHLEWMVELCGASVVKQLHQFTHPTNSTAVVVVQPDAWMENTDYRAIQQKDNVAMVTREWVLDSVACYECQELEAYLVS from the exons gttCTGCATGTTCAAACTcctcagcaaaaagaaaaaaggtgtggTACAGTGTCCTCTGTGTAAGACAGAAGTTACCAAGAG AAGTCTGAAAGAAAATTCCAGATTTAAGCAACTAATTGAAGGATTATTAGAAACTATCCATGCGTTTGAGCTTGACACTGGAGTAAAGT ttttaaacagTCATCACTTTCCTAAAACATCCACTGAAGCCGCTGCTGCTGAGTTCCTGTGTAAAGAAGGTTCTGTCATTCAAAGTAAGGgcttcagaaacaggaaaaaaagtgctAAAGAAAATGGACAAGAAAACTGCatcttg CAGGAAGCTAATGTGGATACGCAGCTTACAGATACTGGGGTCAGAAGGTGTTCCCtaagaaacaaaacccagaaatgtgGCTCTGAAAAGGGGATTTATATAGAGCTTG GCTCTGATTCATCTGAAGAGCTtttgaaacaagcaaacaatTCTGG GTTAGAAGACAAAGTGCTTCAGATTTTGTCTGAAGAGAAGCTAGAAAGACTGAAGAGTGCCGAGAGAGAGAATGAATATTCCCGCAACACACAGCCTGGCACACCAG GTGAAAGTGATTTCTCGAAGGAAAGCCTGAGCAAGAAAAGCACTCGCAGCACTGATGAACATGCCAAACCTGGCCAAGTGAATGTGACTGAAAACCAGAGTTCTCCTTTAAATGTTCTTGGTGTAGACCTGATCACAGAGCAGTGTGATGGAGTAGGTAGTGCCAGTCCCTTAAGGAATGGGGACACATCTTTCTTCAAGAATGCAGAAGGAATGGATGCAGAGCAAACTCAATGCAATAGTGAAAGCAAAGAGTTTGACTTAAAAGGTAGCTCAGAGAGCAGCTTGGATAAAAGCAAGGAAATGGATATTATTGCACAAAATGTAAAAGCTGCGGAAATGTATGAACCTGAGAGTGATTCTCTCCGTGAAAAGGAACTTCCTCTGGAGAAACTACTTCAGCCAGAGACACTTCACTGTGGTACCCCGAATCAGGTTTCTAGGAAGAGACTGAAGCGAAGCATTCAGAAAGTCAATGAATGGTTTTCAAAAAGCAACGACATTCTGTCTTCCAGTTCTTCCCAGGATGATTCTGCTGGAGCAACTGATGTTTCGGGTGAAGAAGATCCATGTTTATCAGATAAAGGTTCCTGTATTTCTGAGAAGACTGACCCTATGGTAGATTCCATGGCAATTGCAGTGGTTGAAGGAAACAAGAGATGGTCAAAACAAACAGCAGATAGGATTGAAGACAAAATATTTGGGAAAACATACAAGAGAGGGAGGAAGTCAAATCACCCTATTATCTTGAGAGACATTTTACCTACTACAAAAAAGGAAGATGTGGATGCTTATGACAAGTGCTTGAATAATTCCAGTAAAGATGGACTGAAACGAAAAAGGAAGACTTCCTATGTCCTGCAACCTGAGgatttcattaacaaaaaagatacagaagagGCAGATGGGTGCCCTCAAAGTGTTAACCTTGGAGATGCAGAAAAGAAAAGATGTGATGAAAGTTCTGCTGTTAATGAGAGTCAGGTCTCTGAAAATAGAGTGGGTAGTACACCAGCAAAACTTGAGGAAGGAGGAGGATCCATATGGAAAACAGCAACTGAAAAGGTGGCTGGCAAGCACTGTGATGGGAAGCTGGAACTGAGTCACTGTGATCAGAAAAGCACTAAGAAAAGTTCTGCAGCAAAAAGATGCAGACGTTCTGCTAGAACCATGTGTGTTCTACAGCTAGTGGATAGAAACTCTCTTTTCCCTGACCCAGAAGAGCCGCAGATTGACAGCTATCCAAGCAGTGGGGAACCAAGGAGAGGGGGTTCTGAGCAAAGACAAGTCAGGCGCAGCAGAAGGCTTCGGTTACTTTCTGAAGAAATGACAAAAACTGGAAAAGGAGCAGTAATTAAGGGAGTAAGAAAGTATGACAGTGATCATGAAGGCTCTTCCTTTGCAGTCCAGAGGAGTGTGTTAGTTCACAGTTCTGAGTGCAAAGCCCTGTGTGAGCCCCCAGGTACCCTGAGTTATGAGCCACTCACTAATCTAAAGGGTGATGATCTGGAAAGGAATGGAATACAGGTTAATCTAAAGAATTCATCTGACACTGCAGCAACTGGAAAAAGTCTCTTCAACCCTACATCTTCATGTCAGCATTCAAATTGTAGTTCCTTTGCACCTGATGCAGGTTCTCCAGAAGGTGAAATACTCTGCAGCCCTGTCGTCCCACAGTCTCCTTCAGTGACTGCGGTGCAAGCTGCTTCCCACCCAGCTGAAGTGGTGACTGAACTgtgtgctgctgctccccaggacaGTGGACATGACACACAGAATGTTCCAGGAGACTTCGGAACTGAGAAGTTGCCGATGGCTGAAAATGTTTTGGAATTGACCAAGGAAGCTGAAGATAGTGAGTTAGACATGCAGTATCTGCGGAATATATTTAGGCATTCAAAACGTCTGTCTTTTAGCCTTTATCCTACTCCTGTGAAGGCATGTACAGGAGAGGATGCTGCTTCTGCAACTTTAAAGATATCATGTGCTGAAGGGGCAGAAAATAAGCATAGcaaatacttaaaaacaaaagacTTGCAAGAAGAGACTACAACTGCTGAAAGCTTGAGTAGAGTTTGTGAGAAAAAGAAGCTTAAGACACATGAACATGCTTGTGTTAATCCCTTGACTTGCTTTGTCAGCAACACTGACCATACGTGTACTGGGGAACATCAGGAAGGTGTTTCACAGGTTGCAAGTCAAGGGACTCTGACAGCAGTAAGAACGGGTACTGCTAAGGCTGAAAGCAACAACAAATCGCAAAAAGGAGAGCAAGGAAACAAAGACACAGTGTCAGCTCATGTAGGGATAGAATGTGAGCTGAGACAGAATCCAGCCAAAAGTAATAGAAGTCAGAGTGATCGGAGTAACACAGAAGAGAACACTTTCAAAAGAACTGATTTAAACACAGTTGATGAAATATGCTTCGGTTCAGAAAACAATCAAGCAGGAAGGGCCAAAATTGTTGACAGCAAAGGACCAATACTGCATTTTCAGTCCAGATCAGTAATTTGTTCTGCGACTTGTCAGCAAAAGCCTGCTGAATTCAGCCGTGAAGTCCTTTTgaaaaaaagtagaagagaaagaaaaggggatgAAGAACAAGCAACCCAAGCTGGTAGCACAGGGATGCCTGAGTGTTTAGTCACAGAGGCTCTAGAAGAGCCTCTTAAAGGGAACAGTGATTTTACAGGTTTGTCTGAAACCCCTGATGGCTTACTGTGCTCTGAGATCGAAGAGAACACCAGCTTTTCTGAAATTGATAGGAGAGAGAGATCTGCTGTGTTTATAAGAGGATGTGACAATGCCCTGGTAAAAGAACCAAACAATAGAGATGTTAGTTGTAAGCCAGGATCTCAAGGTATTCAAAGATCTCGAAGGAGAGCACGGAAACTGCAATCTTCAGATGAAGAATCTAGTGAGGATGAAGATTTCCCATGTTTTCAGACATTAATGTTCAGCAAATCAGTAAGCACGCCATTGCAGATAAATAAACAAGTGACATCTGTGATAGAGTCTTCAGTAAGTCCCATCACATCACCTCACAGTGGAAATGACAATAATATGCAGGAAATGCCTGAAGCTGCCCTAAGTAACAGGTGCGTTTCACCAAACGAGGGGTCAGAACGCTCGGTCAACTTATTTTCTTCCCAGTCCAACTTGTCTGAAGAATCAGTTGATGGAGCACAAGAGCTGGAGAAACCTTCAATGCAAATCCATACATGCAGACAAGTGAGCAGTGTGAATGAGGGTGAAGAAACATCTCAAAGTTGTAATGGAGGTCTGAAGAGAAGCAAAACTAACTTCAGAGATGAATGCCAAGAAGACCCAAACATGGGAGCCAACCAAG CATCTGGATATGACAGTGAAACAAGTTATGTAGAAGATTCATGTGGACCATTCTCTCAGGGTGAAATTCTTACTACACAG CAGAAGAATGCTAtgcaaagtaacttaaaaaaactTCAGCAAGAAATGGCTGAACTTGAAGCAGTGCTAAAGCAGCATGGAAGTCAGGCCTGTGAATTTTTACCTATCCCTTCCAGTAGTGAAGGAACACTTGGAATGGAACAAATGAGACAAGAGAGAG gagcagaGTCAACCTCAGAGGGAAATGTTGAAAATCACAAATGCAGCGGTTCAAAGGGATTTTCAGCCAATGATTTCCATGTTATATCAAGTGATTCTCTCAACAGTAAAATTAAAGAGTTAGAAAg GTCTCCAGAATTGTTGTTTCCATCTTCTAAATCCTGTTTGTTAAAGAGACCAGATCTGGAGAAACATCTTCAGTGTGATGGAGTTCTGAAGAGCAAAGCTCCTTCTGGGAAGATAAAACCTGTGCAGGAAGCAGGGCAAGACTATAGTCACTGTCCTCCTGAAGCAG aaaacacagatgaGCAGAAATCTGGGACCAGGCTGAACAGTGCATCTGTCTTATCAAATCTCTCTGGAAATGTGACCAGGAGCCCAAGTAACTCTTCCTCCTCTGTAAGGGTGCTTAGCCCTCGAGCTGCAGAAGCAACAGGTAGTTCTGTTGTAGCTCGAGATGCTAATAAAAGCTGTGCTCAAGACTGTAAATCGAAGAGAACTGTGTGTTTTCCTGTATCTGTTCTGCACAATGCAGCTGGGAAAGAAAATGCTACAAGTACAGTTGTGACTAACAGGAGAGAAATGTCAATTGTTGCATCGGGTCTGAATCAAAGTGAATAT TTGGTGGTTCGGAAGTTTGCAAGAAAAACTCAGAGCATTTTATATAATCGCATTACTGAAGGAACAACTCATGTCATAATGAAAACAG CTGAAAGAGATCTTACTGTTTGCTCTGCAGATAAGGAGCTGGTGTGTGAGCGGACACTGAAGTACTTTCTGGGTATTGCAGGAGGAAAATGGGTAGTTAGTTATCAGT GGGTAATTCAGTCTTTCAAAGAAGGAAGGATACTGGATGAG GAGAACTTTGAAGTTAGAGGAGATGTAATCAATGGGAGAAACCACCAAGGTCCTAAGAGGGCTAGACAGTCTCTGACTGAAAAG ATCTTTAAAGACTTCGAGATCTGTTGCTATGGACCTTTTACTGATATGACTACAG AACACCTAGAATGGATGGTGGAGCTTTGTGGTGCCTCTGTTGTGAAGCAACTTCATCAGTTCACACACCCAACA AATTCTACTGCTGTCGTGGTTGTGCAGCCAGATGCTTGGATGGAAAACACAGACTATAGAG CAATCCAGCAAAAGGACAATGTTGCCATGGTGACTCGAGAGTGGGTATTGGACAGTGTTGCTTGCTATGAGTGCCAGGAGTTGGAAGCTTACCTTGTGTCCTGA